A window from Podospora bellae-mahoneyi strain CBS 112042 chromosome 1 map unlocalized CBS112042p_1, whole genome shotgun sequence encodes these proteins:
- a CDS encoding uncharacterized protein (EggNog:ENOG503Q3ZJ), translating into MANPTATDAEDGNAYYGYLFTTAKPIPTPTPILDAFLRALSLHIIKEIGDKNDRYLTPKKLAAFYKAAGYNFDFLFVDMDNPFISDVFQGLGCQHWLLPTEDDYAPPSIPALTTKGFVRWQAIQTLLEPQEQVPVLQYAAKHWGLKHPDTAFQFPADLPKEALPQDTDIDTDRWYQECKAKHIQEAAAEEPKEKPKEKPKEKPREEPKPTYAERRIPSYNVHHVPPTPQPGTPRDYFGSRPVKVTYVNVAPGPSRSPERERERAREQAAREREHYLHRQSSSDEPSRRRSFSDYPHSPMEGRPSVRIPHLGPDRSPQPRRHSQPRQYSTSESDEPPISPRTPRRTQRPSNEPPIPGVRRVYTGSSEELPRIIRTSMPPPPIPTSHPHAHPGVRTHSPRPSPGDSGRTTPRGDDEHRRKSTLYDLKDKLTSFMTGMPPASERQRSLSGSRGRKEGPVPVVVTASRGSRDGDLPSSRLNRSWSHDETDSTDSEDERIRRSRKQSSRERERERQRAAEAAFDRERERERERDRERDRERDRARERERDRERDKRPTRESDREREARRHSDRERDSDERRHSDRASDRGRDRGPPAPAVAAASLHRNGGHRVIEVESDDDISSVRGYTRNNGGPYLSRPDNHRRTSSHADIDRRRDLDREVRDRDHLRDRERDQRLSDRERDRRERERERERDRYHDDRERWRRDERLSSPRATPREPPRMERSPRRSRDRDRDRERERPHPNEGRERMPSPAGAGVTGVSGRKYPDISSVASSSGPWPPSTPKMSAAGAAEPVASGGRAGPVAD; encoded by the exons ATGGCGAATCCAACCGCAACAGACGCCGAGGACGGCAACGCCTACTATGGATACCTCTTCACCACAGCGAAGCCGATTCCCACTCCGACCCCTATTCTCGATGCGTTTTTGAGGGCCCTCTCACTACATATC ATCAAGGAGATCGGTGACAAGAATGATAGGTACTTGACGCCAAAGAAACTAGCAGCCTTCTACAAGGCTGCCGGTTACAATTTTGACT TCCTCTTTGTCGATATGGACAACCCCTTCATATCCGATGTTTTCCAGGGTCTCGGCTGTCAACACTGGCTCTTGCCAACAGAAGACGACTACGCTCCCCCATCGATTCCAGCTTTGACAACGAAGGGCTTTGTGCGGTGGCAGGCAATCCAGACACTGCTTGAGCCACAGGAACAAGTCCCAGTCCTCCAATATGCGGCCAAGCACTGGGGTCTGAAGCACCCCGACACTGCCTTCCAGTTCCCTGCCGACTTGCCCAAGGAAGCGCTGCCCCAGGATACAGACATCGACACTGATCGGTGGTATCAGGAGTGCAAGGCTAAGCATATCCAGGAAGCAGCTGCAGAGGAGCCCAaggagaagcccaaggagaagcccaaggaGAAGCCAAGAGAGGAGCCGAAGCCAACGTATGCAGAGCGCAGGATTCCCTCATACAATGTTCACCACGTCCCGCCGACACCACAGCCAGGGACACCTCGCGACTACTTTGGCTCTCGTCCAGTCAAGGTGACATATGTGAATGTAGCACCAGGGCCATCAAGATCACCAGAACGAGAGCGAGAGCGGGCCAGAGAACAGGCTGCCAGGGAGCGGGAGCACTACCTTCATCGCCAGTCCTCCTCCGATGAACCATCACGCCGAAGGAGCTTCTCCGATTATCCGCACTCACCTATGGAGGGCCGCCCATCAGTTAGGATACCTCACCTCGGCCCTGATCGCAGCCCGCAACCGCGTCGTCACAGCCAGCCCAGACAATACAGTACATCGGAGTCGGACGAACCCCCGATCAGTCCCCGGACACCAAGACGGACTCAGCGCCCTTCCAACGAGCCCCCGATTCCCGGTGTTCGCCGCGTTTACACCGGCAGCTCCGAGGAGTTGCCCCGTATCATCCGCACAAGCatgcctccacctcccattCCAACATCGCACCCACATGCCCACCCGGGCGTAAGAACCCACTCACCACGACCATCGCCAGGTGACAGTGGTAGGACAACACCAAGAGGGGACGACGAGCACAGGCGGAAAAGCACTCTGTATGACCTCAAAGACAAGCTCACCAGCTTTATGACGGGCATGCCACCGGCCAGCGAGCGGCAACGAAGCCTGAGCGGGTCACGAGGAAGAAAGGAAGGCCCGGTACCAGTGGTGGTAACTGCCTCTAGGGGTAGCAGAGATGGAGATCTTCCCAGTTCGAGGCTGAACCGGTCGTGGTCTCACGACGAGACGGACTCTACTGATTCAGAGGACGAGCGCATCCGAAGAAGCAGGAAACAATCAAGCCGGGAGCGCGAGAGGGAGCGCCAAAGAGCTGCCGAAGCTGCCTTTGACAGAGAACGGGAGCGAGAACGGGAAAGAGACAGAGAGCgagacagagagagggaTAGAGCACgtgagcgggagagggacaGGGAGCGAGACAAGCGTCCAACACGAGAGTCAGACCGCGAAAGAGAGGCAAGACGACACAGCGACCGTGAACGAGACAGCGACGAGAGGAGACACAGCGACCGAGCCAGCGACCGCGGAAGAGATCGCGGtcccccagccccagccgTAGCAGCCGCTTCCCTCCACCGCAACGGCGGCCACCGCGTTATCGAGGTCGAATCCGACGACGACATTTCTTCTGTCCGGGGCTACACCCGTAACAACGGCGGCCCTTACCTCTCCCGTCCGGACAACCACCGCCGCACAAGCAGCCACGCTGACATCGACCGCCGTCGGGACCTCGACCGCGAAGTCCGTGACCGTGACCACCTCCGAGATCGGGAGAGGGACCAACGACTTAGCGACCGGGAACGAGATCGTCGAGAACGAGAGCGAGAAAGAGAACGAGACCGCTACCATGACGATCGGGAGCGCTGGCGAAGGGACGAGCGGTTGTCCTCCCCGCGGGCCACACCCCGTGAACCCCCACGGATGGAACGCTCCCCTCGCCGGTCCCGCGATCGTGACAGAGACCGTGAGAGAGAAAGACCGCACCCCAACGAGGGCAGAGAGCGAATGCCTAGTCCTGCCGGGGCGGGAGTAACTG GAGTCTCAGGCAGGAAATACCCCGACATCAGCTCTGTAGCTTCATCGTCTGGGCCGTG
- the RPL20B gene encoding 60S ribosomal protein L20B (EggNog:ENOG503NUZ6; COG:J), whose translation MGRLQEYQVIGRHLPTEANPSPALYRMRIFAPNEVIAKSRFWYFLRGLRKVKKATGEIVSVNQISEKHPLRVKNFGIWIRYDSRSGTHNMYKEYRETSRTKAVEALYSDMAARHRARFRSIHILRVVEIEKTEDVKRPYIKQLITKDLTFPLPHRVAKTNTKKVFSATRPSTIA comes from the exons ATGG GTCGTCTTCAGGAATACCAGGTCATTGGGCGCCATCTGCCCACCGAGGCTAACCCCAGCCCCGCCCTCTATCGCATGCGCATCTTCGCGCCCAATGAGGTTATTGCCAAGTCCCGTTTCTGGTATTTCCTTCGCGGTCTCcgcaaggtgaagaaggccacTGGCGAGATCGTCAGTGTCAACCAG ATCTCCGAGAAGCACCCCCTCAGAGTCAAGAACTTCGGCATCTGGATCCGCTACGACTCCCGGTCTGGTACCCACAACATGTACAAGGAGTACCGTGAGACCTCCAGAAccaaggctgttgaggcCCTCTACTCCGACATGGCCGCCCGCCATCGTGCCCGTTTCAGATCCATCCAC ATCCTCCGCGTTGTTGAGATCGAGAAGACCGAGGACGTCAAGCGCCCCTACATCAAGCAGCTCATCACCAAGGACCTcactttccccctcccccaccgtgtcgccaagaccaacaccaagaaggtCTTCAGCGCCACTCGCCCATCGACTATTGCTTAA
- a CDS encoding uncharacterized protein (EggNog:ENOG503P54W; COG:S): MADNTLDVVAIKNGTNNPDDSRVIDPKPDKSTFVRVKTTLPKQPFPLNAERKAVYTERLIIRPLSKTDLPALHELRTQPEVMVWTYLGVVDKDIGETWLRLENFVEGNERENYNCAICLREGGKMIGIGGFHNAMSSFGWPEIGYMFRREYWGRGFGKEFMKGWEGIWGGLERGVVELMVDPRSVVVVEGEEERGVVEEVVIAVTAQGNKASQRILEGSGFERFLTWEEEDGGGRGLVRLPTYRFVVGKGGR; encoded by the coding sequence ATGGCCGACAACACCCTCGACGTCGTCGCCATAAAAAACGGCACCAATAATCCAGACGACAGCAGAGTCATTGACCCCAAGCCGGACAAGTCTACCTTTGTCCGTGTGAAAACCACGCTACCCAAGCAACCTTTCCCCTTAAACGCGGAGAGGAAGGCAGTGTACACGGAACGGCTCATCATCCGCCCTCTATCCAAGACTGACCTCCCGGCTTTGCACGAACTGCGAACCCAGccggaggtgatggtgtggacttatttgggggtggtggacaaaGACATTGGGGAGACGTGGCTGAGGTTGGAGAACTTTGTGGAGGGGAACGAGAGGGAGAATTACAACTGTGCGATTTGTTTgagggaaggaggaaaaatgattgggattggggggtttCATAATGCGATGTCGAGTTTTGGGTGGCCGGAGATTGGGTATATGTTTAGACGGGAGTATTGGGGGCGGGGGTTTGGGAAGGAGTTCatgaaggggtgggaggggatttggggggggttggagaggggggtggttgagttGATGGTTGATCCGAGGagtgtggttgtggtggaaggggaagaggaaaggggggtggtggaggaggtggttatTGCTGTTACGGCGCAGGGGAATAAGGCTAGTCAGAGGATCTTGGAGGGGAGTGGGTTTGAGAGGTTTTTgacttgggaggaggaggatgggggggggagggggttggtgaggttgccTACGTATCGGTTTgtggttgggaagggggggaggtga
- the CSN12 gene encoding COP9 signalosome (CSN) subunit (COG:D; EggNog:ENOG503NY0K): MEFGPALYHEFGEAWKTRDGYRLAKTISPELTPSQLSSIWQSANGAGSYKAARDDDVKAAIKRGLSSSSARLDGIGQKEIKGWVEVYFAYWQAAGILAQVQQTSSWTNAYEQWKVLINALIQGYNSHEFEAWTIPCLYVAGKHLRLFAMQADEHTSVNDNSATAFQDDFDPELQKHQKLEDCARVLNKVFTICLSDRAPLEESRKWGLYYIVNLLFKTYFKLNATGLSKNVLRILTAGRGDMPDFHAFPKSQQVTFKYHEGVLCFLEENYAEAEKHLTEAWNTCHKDAMRNKELILTYLIPCHLITTHTLPTEKLLEPYPRLQKLFLPLSRCIKQGELHKFDIALQEAEDEFVKRRIYLTLERGRDIALRNLLRKVFIAGGFEPVAKEGDKPFRRTRIPVAEFAAAISLGSEEKVDNDEVECLLANMIYKGLIKGYISRERSIVVLSKSGAFPGTGV; this comes from the exons ATGGAGTTCGGCCCAGCGCTTTACCACGAGTTTGGAGAGGCTTGGAAAACAAGGGATGGTTACCGACTAGCAAAGACCATCTCTCCAGAGTTGACTCCTAGCCAGTTGTCCAGCATATGGCAAAGTGCGAATGGTGCGGGAAGCTACAAAGCAGCTCGGGACGACGATGTGAAAGCAGCCATTAAGCGTGGTCTTTCCAGTAGTTCAGCGCGTTTGGACGGCATCGGTCAAAAGGAGATCAAGGGTTGGGTCGAGGTTTACTTTGCTTACTGGCAAGCTGCCGGCATCCTTGCTCAAGTGCAGCAGACCTCATCATGGACCAATGCTTATGAGCAGTGGAAAGTCTTGATCAACGCTCTGATCCAGGGGTATAACAGTCATGAGTTTGAAGCCTGGACCATTCCGTGTCTCTATGTGGCGGGCAAACATCTGCGGCTGTTTGCGATGCAGGCGGATGAGCACACAAGTGTCAACGACAACTCGGCAACTGCATTTCAAGATGACTTTGACCCAGAATTACAGAAACATCAGAAATTGGAGGACTGTGCGCGAGTTCTTAACAAAGTATTCACGATTTGCCTGAGTGACAG AGCACCACTCGAAGAGTCTCGGAAATGGGGGCTCTATTACATCGTCAACCTTCTCTTCAAGACTTACTTCAAGCTCAATGCGACAGGATTGTCGAAAAATGTGCTGAGGATTTTGACCGCAGGACGGGGAGATATGCCAGACTTTCATGCATTCCCAAAGTCTCAGCAGGTCACTTTCAAGTACCACGAAGGAGTATTATGCTTCCTTGAGGAGAACTATGCTGAAGCCGAGAAGCATCTGACGGAAGCATGGAACACCTGCCACAAAGACGCCATGAGGAACAAAGA GCTGATCTTGACATATCTAATTCCGTGCCATCTCATCACAACCCACACCCTTCCCACAGAAAAGCTGCTGGAGCCTTACCCACGACTACAAAAGCTCTTCCTCCCACTCTCTCGGTGCATCAAGCAGGGCGAGCTCCACAAATTTGACATCGCCCTTCAGGAAGCCGAGGACGAGTTTGTCAAACGGCGCATCTACCTCACCCTCGAAAGAGGACGCGACATCGCACTACGCAATCTCCTCCGCAAAGTGTTCATCGCCGGCGGCTTCGAGCCAGTAGCGAAGGAGGGAGACAAGCCTTTTCGCCGGACTCGTATCCCAGTAGCAGAGTTTGCCGCGGCTATCAGCCTCGGcagcgaggagaaggttgacAATGACGAGGTTGAGTGTCTTTTGGCAAATATGATTTACAAA GGACTGATCAAGGGATATATCTCTCGTGAACGGAGTATTGTGGTACTCAGCAAGTCGGGGGCGTTTCCCGGGACTGGCGTTTGA
- a CDS encoding uncharacterized protein (EggNog:ENOG503P0GW; MEROPS:MER0017246; COG:S) — translation MPVTYAVVSGRYRPLSRHIKWHQPVPKSLLHMSCRCCSPLRLPQFRVDVQHGPPRRFRPRITHIMPMESTCRRRLHTQTILVAPLMFTGLLIGLWIWKCIMMVVFQNKIIYMPGLPPTARSERIADWLSRCGGLQWREERTKAADGTDLAMAVATVPLPKGNRQVAADVGKSVVAHVYVLYFQGNASSIPPRLPDLSWVLRAVSDSKQYALAPMELTFVCLSYRGYWTSRGRASEPGIRLDAEAGANWILQHHERTFGKDSTTKPIFLIWGQSIGSGVATNLAATGRIPEKLPIQGVILETPFLSIRSMLGALYPQKWLPYKYLWPFLRNHLDSYANLKLVAQKAEEKSCDAPFIYILQAERDELVPREQTEKLHQRCIELGLPVEKGVASVAFHQEAIARGPGKKLASEAILKLTKRALDASR, via the exons ATGCCTGTGACATACGCAGTCGTCTCTGGTCGCTATCGGCCTCTCAGCAGGCACATTAAATGGCATCAGCCGGTCCCCAAGTCATTGCTGCACATGAGTTGTCGTTGCTGCAGTCCCTTGAGATTGCCTCAGTTTCGGGTCGATGTGCAGCATGGTCCACCGCGGCGGTTTCGTCCACGTATCACCCACATCATGCCAATGGAGAGCACTTGCCGCCGCAGGCTCCATACCCAAACAATTCTAGTGGCACCGTTGATGTTCACTGGCTTGTTGATTGGGCTGTGGATTTGGAAATGTATCATGATGGTGGTCTTCCAGAACAAGATCATCTACATGCCAGGACTGCCCCCGACTGCAAGGAGCGAGCGCATTGCTGACTGGTTAAGCCGCTGTGGGGGACTTCagtggagggaggagaggactAAGGCTGCTGACGGAACAGATCTCGCAATGGCGGTTGCGACGGTGCCGCTGCCGAAGGGGAATCGGCAGGTAGCCGCGGACGTCGGGAAGTCTGTTGTGGCACATGTGTATGTGCTCTACTTTCAGG GGAACGCCTCGTCCATCCCCCCTCGCTTGCCAGACCTGTCGTGGGTGTTGCGGGCTGTCAGTGACAGCAAACAATATGCTCTGGCACCAATGGAGTTGACTTTCGTCTGCCTGAGTTACAGAGGATATTGGACGTCCCGTGGCCGCGCATCTGAGCCTGGCATCCGCCTCGATGCCGAAGCCGGAGCAAACTGGATTTTGCAACACCATGAGCGAACATTTGGCAAAGACAGCACCACGAAGCCGATTTTCCTGATTTGGGGACAGTCGATTGGCTCGGGGGTAGCAACAAACCTGGCCGCAACCGGACGCATCCCGGAAAAGCTACCTATCCAGGGCGTAATTCTTGAGACCCCCTTTCTATCGATACGATCGATGCTAGGGGCGCTGTATCCCCAAAAATGGTTGCCATACAAATACCTGTGGCCTTTTCTCAGAAACCATCTGGACAGCTATGCTAACCTGAAGCTGGTTGCTCAAAAGGCCGAAGAGAAAAGTTGCGACGCACCCTTCATATACATCCTCCAGGCTGAGCGGGATGAGCTTGTGCCGAGAGAGCAAACCGAAAAGCTGCATCAAAGATGCATTGAACTCGGCCTCCCCgttgaaaagggggttgccTCGGTTGCGTTCCATCAAGAAGCGATTGCTCGAGGCCCTGGGAAAAAGCTTGCTTCAGAAGCAATCTTGAAATTGACAAAGCGGGCCTTGGATGCTTCTCGGTGA
- a CDS encoding uncharacterized protein (EggNog:ENOG503NXZ7; COG:S), which produces MFSTRYEPVQHVRSKSFSKGHRSGKSTSSFSKEAGISKRRPESQSGRRRAGTISNANASHSNFDNSPISAIVTLVVGQEQRVFAAHEHVLSTSPFFLNILQNQMFDSQTKKISLPDEEPEIFSSVLEYLYKGDYFPRLVHNKKRNSWEMEQLTDEARHDATIYHHTVDGELLKDTVIYCAAEKYGLDELKRVSLRKQGLQSGIQASIILSSARYAYAHTPDTDSKLRAHYLALIIRCRSTFKKSGTMQLEMLNGGTQLFFDLFVAMCNHVDDLSSAASTPRTPRSGGRF; this is translated from the exons ATGTTTTCCACCCGCTACGAGCCTGTTCAACATGTGCGGAGCAAGAGCTTCAGTAAGGGTCATCGCTCTGGGAAGTCGACTTCGTCATTCAGCAAGGAGGCCGGTATTTCCAAGCGACGACCTGAGTCTCAATCCGGCCGTCGTCGTGCAGGCACCATTTCCAATGCCAATGCGTCTCACTCAAACTTTGA CAACTCTCCCATCTCCGCCATTGTAActctcgtcgtcggccaGGAGCAACGCGTCTTTGCTGCCCACGAACATGTCCTCTCCACATcacccttcttcctcaacatcctTCAGAACCAGATGTTTGACTCCCAGACGAAGAAGATCTCCCTGCCCGACGAAGAGCCTGAGATCTTCTCGTCTGTCCTCGAGTATCTCTACAAGGGCGATTACTTCCCCCGCCTCGTGCATAACAAGAAGCGCAACTCGTGGGAGATGGAGCAGCTGACAGATGAGGCGCGTCATGATGCCACCATCTACCACCATACTGTTGACGGCGAGCTTCTCAAGGACACGGTCATCTACTGCGCGGCGGAGAAGTATGGCTTAGACGAGCTGAAGAGGGTGTCGTTGAGAAAGCAAGGTCTTC AATCCGGTATTCAAGCGAGCATCATTCTCTCCTCGGCCCGCTACGCCTACGCCCACACTCCTGACACCGACTCCAAGCTCCGCGCCCATTATctcgccctcatcatccgcTGCCGCAGCACCTTCAAGAAGAGCGGCACGATGCAGCTTGAGATGTTGAACGGCGGCACCCAGCTATTCTTTGACTTGTTTGTGGCCATGTGCAACCATGTTGATGACCTTTCGAGTGCTGC GAGCACCCCTCGCACACCGAGAAGCGGCGGCCGTTTTTAG